The Benincasa hispida cultivar B227 chromosome 11, ASM972705v1, whole genome shotgun sequence genome has a segment encoding these proteins:
- the LOC120090353 gene encoding regulator of MON1-CCZ1 complex isoform X3 translates to MSGRPSRLQPSAGLSKSSALSHAYIQYPPLRCRIPGLRGLFFDDGNKLLICRTGDQIFSWKTVPFNPAVAYTTDAITEGPILSIRYSLDLKIIAIQRSNHEIQFLIRETGETFSQKCRPEPESILGFFWTDCPLCNIVFVKTSGLDLFAYSSDSKSIHLVESKKLNVSWYAYTHESRLVLMASGMQCKTFHGFQLSAAGIVRLPKFEMAMAKSDANSKPVLAIEDIFIITVYGRIYCLQVDRIAMLLHTYRFYRDAVVQQGSLPIYSSWISVGVVDNVLLVHQVDAKVVILYDIFTDSRAPISAPLPLLLRGFPGPNIDVRSSKQGSASLEADAVPDEAIVYGDGWKFLVPDLICDHVNKLVWKIHIDLEAIASSSSEVPSLLEFLQRRKLEVSKAKQLCLTLTRTTILEHRPVATVAKAIDVLVSSYTRSSKVGPNVKESKTDRTQSVMPQVGGSGPVPGTNNRDSTTEVESEALHRTSIFPSSDSEENADIEQLNTVPGNHQSIVDRERWRGIISSTEVQASSSQYQHLGPGCNRLNDDVSDEESLISSPSISPDEMYSFVFAPVEEEIVGDPSYLLAIIIEFLRRVNSEKIKVNPNIYVLTVQILARNERYTEIGLFVQQKIIEPSKEVALQLLESGRHNFPTRKLGLDMLRQLYLHYDYVSLLVQDGYYLEALRYTRKFKVDTVRPALFLQAAFATNDSQHLSAVLRFLSDLTPGFKNTSDYSRYHNILAEMNSCTTA, encoded by the exons ATTTTCTCATGGAAAACTGTTCCGTTTAATCCTGCTGTTGCTTATACCACTGATGCAATTACAGAAGGGCCCATCTTATCTATTCGATATTCCTTAGACTTAAAGATTATTGCAATACAAAGATCAAACCACGAAATACAGTTTTTGATTAGAGAAACAGGTGAAACTTTTAGTCAGAAATGTAGACCAGAGCCGGAGAGCATTCTGGGATTTTTTTGGACGGATTGTCCCTTGTGCAATATTGTATTTGTGAAGACCAG TGGGCTGGACTTGTTTGCTTATAGTTCTGATTCAAAGTCCATTCATTTGGTGGAGTCAAAGAAATTGAATGTGAGCTGGTATGCCTACACACATGAAAGTCGATTGGTGCTTATGGCTTCTGGAATGCAGTGCAAAACTTTTCATGGATTTCAG CTTTCAGCAGCAGGGATTGTTCGCTtgccaaaatttgaaatggCAATGGCAAAATCTGATGCTAACAGCAAGCCTGTCCTAGCTATAGAGGACATCTTTATTATCACTGT CTATGGAAGAATATATTGCTTGCAAGTGGATAGAATTGCGATGCTACTTCATACCTACAGGTTCTATCGTGACGCGGTTGTGCAGCAG GGTTCTTTACCAATCTATTCGAGTTGGATTTCTGTGGGCGTGGTTGACAATGTGTTGCTTGTTCATCAAGTAGATGCAAAAGTAGTTATCCTTTATGATATTTTTACTGATTCAAGGGCACCCATATCCGCTCCACTTCCTTTATTGTTGAGAGGTTTTCCTGGACCAAATATTGATGTCCGAAGTAGTAAGCAAGGTAGTGCCAGTTTAGAAGCTGATGCAGTACCTGATGAAGCAATCGTCTACGGGGATGGTTGGAAATTTCTTGTCCCAGACCTGATTTGTGATCATGTTAACAAATTAGTGTGGAAGATACATATAGACTTGGAG GCGATCGCTTCAAGTAGCTCTGAAGTGCCATCACTTCTAGAATTCTTGCAGCGACGGAAATTGGAAGTTAGCAAG GCTAAGCAGTTGTGCTTGACCTTGACAAGAACTACGATTCTGGAGCACAGGCCTGTGGCCACTGTTGCTAAGGCTATAGATGTTCTAGTCTCATCATATACCCGCTCAAGCAAAGTAGGTCCAAATGTCAAGGAATCAAAAACTGACAGGACACAATCGGTTATGCCTCAAGTTGGTGGCTCTGGCCCTGTACCTGGTACTAATAACCGTGATTCAACTACTGAAGTGGAAAGTGAAGCTCTTCATCGAACTTCAATATTTCCATCTTCAGATTCTGAGGAGAATGCTGACATTGAACAACTAAATACAGTTCCAGGCAACCATCAGTCTATAGTAGACCGGGAAAGATGGAGAGGCATAATAAGTTCTACTGAAGTTCAGGCATCATCTTCACAGTATCAACATCTTGGACCTGGATGTAACCGGTTGAATGACGATGTCTCTGATGAGGAATCTCTGATTTCGTCACCATCTATCTCACCTGATGAGATGTACAGCTTTGTGTTTGCTCCCGTTGAGGAAGAGATAGTTGGAGATCCTTCTTACTTGCTGGCTATAATTATCGAGTTCCTCCGCAG GGTTAATTCAGAAAAGATCAAAGTAAACCCAAACATCTATGTCTTGACAGTCCAAATATTAGCTCGCAATGAACGATACACAGAAATTGGATTATTTGTGCAGCAAAAG ATTATTGAACCTTCTAAAGAGGTTGCCTTGCAATTACTGGAGTCTGGTCGCCATAATTTCCCGACAAGGAAACTGGGTCTAGATATGCTCCGGCAGCTTTATCTACATTATGATTATGTGTCTCTGCTCGTGCAAGATGGATATTACCTCGAAGCATTGCGCTACACACGGAAGTTTAAG GTTGACACAGTCCGGCCGGCCTTGTTTCTTCAAGCGGCTTTTGCAACCAATGACTCGCAACATTTGTCAGCAGTTTTGAGATTCCTGTCAGATTTAACTCCTGGTTTCAAAAATACCTCAGATTACAGTAGGTACCATAACATTCTCGCTGAAATGAACTCTTGTACTACTGCTTGA
- the LOC120090353 gene encoding regulator of MON1-CCZ1 complex isoform X1, whose translation MSGRPSRLQPSAGLSKSSALSHAYIQYPPLRCRIPGLRGLFFDDGNKLLICRTGDQIFSWKTVPFNPAVAYTTDAITEGPILSIRYSLDLKIIAIQRSNHEIQFLIRETGETFSQKCRPEPESILGFFWTDCPLCNIVFVKTSGLDLFAYSSDSKSIHLVESKKLNVSWYAYTHESRLVLMASGMQCKTFHGFQLSAAGIVRLPKFEMAMAKSDANSKPVLAIEDIFIITVYGRIYCLQVDRIAMLLHTYRFYRDAVVQQGSLPIYSSWISVGVVDNVLLVHQVDAKVVILYDIFTDSRAPISAPLPLLLRGFPGPNIDVRSSKQGSASLEADAVPDEAIVYGDGWKFLVPDLICDHVNKLVWKIHIDLEAIASSSSEVPSLLEFLQRRKLEVSKAKQLCLTLTRTTILEHRPVATVAKAIDVLVSSYTRSSKVGPNVKESKTDRTQSVMPQVGGSGPVPGTNNRDSTTEVESEALHRTSIFPSSDSEENADIEQLNTVPGNHQSIVDRERWRGIISSTEVQASSSQYQHLGPGCNRLNDDVSDEESLISSPSISPDEMYSFVFAPVEEEIVGDPSYLLAIIIEFLRRVNSEKIKVNPNIYVLTVQILARNERYTEIGLFVQQKIIEPSKEVALQLLESGRHNFPTRKLGLDMLRQLYLHYDYVSLLVQDGYYLEALRYTRKFKLSQESNACVGRQSQNQTHALKPGDHKDNRIHGSLAIAKMTACGESLHRKGERIRSTHECCSHQPHASIA comes from the exons ATTTTCTCATGGAAAACTGTTCCGTTTAATCCTGCTGTTGCTTATACCACTGATGCAATTACAGAAGGGCCCATCTTATCTATTCGATATTCCTTAGACTTAAAGATTATTGCAATACAAAGATCAAACCACGAAATACAGTTTTTGATTAGAGAAACAGGTGAAACTTTTAGTCAGAAATGTAGACCAGAGCCGGAGAGCATTCTGGGATTTTTTTGGACGGATTGTCCCTTGTGCAATATTGTATTTGTGAAGACCAG TGGGCTGGACTTGTTTGCTTATAGTTCTGATTCAAAGTCCATTCATTTGGTGGAGTCAAAGAAATTGAATGTGAGCTGGTATGCCTACACACATGAAAGTCGATTGGTGCTTATGGCTTCTGGAATGCAGTGCAAAACTTTTCATGGATTTCAG CTTTCAGCAGCAGGGATTGTTCGCTtgccaaaatttgaaatggCAATGGCAAAATCTGATGCTAACAGCAAGCCTGTCCTAGCTATAGAGGACATCTTTATTATCACTGT CTATGGAAGAATATATTGCTTGCAAGTGGATAGAATTGCGATGCTACTTCATACCTACAGGTTCTATCGTGACGCGGTTGTGCAGCAG GGTTCTTTACCAATCTATTCGAGTTGGATTTCTGTGGGCGTGGTTGACAATGTGTTGCTTGTTCATCAAGTAGATGCAAAAGTAGTTATCCTTTATGATATTTTTACTGATTCAAGGGCACCCATATCCGCTCCACTTCCTTTATTGTTGAGAGGTTTTCCTGGACCAAATATTGATGTCCGAAGTAGTAAGCAAGGTAGTGCCAGTTTAGAAGCTGATGCAGTACCTGATGAAGCAATCGTCTACGGGGATGGTTGGAAATTTCTTGTCCCAGACCTGATTTGTGATCATGTTAACAAATTAGTGTGGAAGATACATATAGACTTGGAG GCGATCGCTTCAAGTAGCTCTGAAGTGCCATCACTTCTAGAATTCTTGCAGCGACGGAAATTGGAAGTTAGCAAG GCTAAGCAGTTGTGCTTGACCTTGACAAGAACTACGATTCTGGAGCACAGGCCTGTGGCCACTGTTGCTAAGGCTATAGATGTTCTAGTCTCATCATATACCCGCTCAAGCAAAGTAGGTCCAAATGTCAAGGAATCAAAAACTGACAGGACACAATCGGTTATGCCTCAAGTTGGTGGCTCTGGCCCTGTACCTGGTACTAATAACCGTGATTCAACTACTGAAGTGGAAAGTGAAGCTCTTCATCGAACTTCAATATTTCCATCTTCAGATTCTGAGGAGAATGCTGACATTGAACAACTAAATACAGTTCCAGGCAACCATCAGTCTATAGTAGACCGGGAAAGATGGAGAGGCATAATAAGTTCTACTGAAGTTCAGGCATCATCTTCACAGTATCAACATCTTGGACCTGGATGTAACCGGTTGAATGACGATGTCTCTGATGAGGAATCTCTGATTTCGTCACCATCTATCTCACCTGATGAGATGTACAGCTTTGTGTTTGCTCCCGTTGAGGAAGAGATAGTTGGAGATCCTTCTTACTTGCTGGCTATAATTATCGAGTTCCTCCGCAG GGTTAATTCAGAAAAGATCAAAGTAAACCCAAACATCTATGTCTTGACAGTCCAAATATTAGCTCGCAATGAACGATACACAGAAATTGGATTATTTGTGCAGCAAAAG ATTATTGAACCTTCTAAAGAGGTTGCCTTGCAATTACTGGAGTCTGGTCGCCATAATTTCCCGACAAGGAAACTGGGTCTAGATATGCTCCGGCAGCTTTATCTACATTATGATTATGTGTCTCTGCTCGTGCAAGATGGATATTACCTCGAAGCATTGCGCTACACACGGAAGTTTAAG ctatcgcaggaatcaaacgcatgcgttggaaGGCAATCGcaaaatcaaacgcatgcgctgaagcctgGCGATCACAAAGACAATCGCATACACGGAAGCCTAGCAATCGCAAAGATGACTGCATGtggggaatctctccatcgcaaaggcgaacgcatacgttcgacgcatgaGTGTTGCAGCCATCagccgcatgcatccatcgcatag
- the LOC120090353 gene encoding regulator of MON1-CCZ1 complex isoform X2: MSGRPSRLQPSAGLSKSSALSHAYIQYPPLRCRIPGLRGLFFDDGNKLLICRTGDQIFSWKTVPFNPAVAYTTDAITEGPILSIRYSLDLKIIAIQRSNHEIQFLIRETGETFSQKCRPEPESILGFFWTDCPLCNIVFVKTSGLDLFAYSSDSKSIHLVESKKLNVSWYAYTHESRLVLMASGMQCKTFHGFQLSAAGIVRLPKFEMAMAKSDANSKPVLAIEDIFIITVYGRIYCLQVDRIAMLLHTYRFYRDAVVQQGSLPIYSSWISVGVVDNVLLVHQVDAKVVILYDIFTDSRAPISAPLPLLLRGFPGPNIDVRSSKQGSASLEADAVPDEAIVYGDGWKFLVPDLICDHVNKLVWKIHIDLEAIASSSSEVPSLLEFLQRRKLEVSKAKQLCLTLTRTTILEHRPVATVAKAIDVLVSSYTRSSKVGPNVKESKTDRTQSVMPQVGGSGPVPGTNNRDSTTEVESEALHRTSIFPSSDSEENADIEQLNTVPGNHQSIVDRERWRGIISSTEVQASSSQYQHLGPGCNRLNDDVSDEESLISSPSISPDEMYSFVFAPVEEEIVGDPSYLLAIIIEFLRRVNSEKIKVNPNIYVLTVQILARNERYTEIGLFVQQKIIEPSKEVALQLLESGRHNFPTRKLGLDMLRQLYLHYDYVSLLVQDGYYLEALRYTRKFKILEWSQHKARVCLYVVPCYSLTQTGVMSHPLSRCVLEDHQAWVLVSHLLNIRIYDVPQELS, encoded by the exons ATTTTCTCATGGAAAACTGTTCCGTTTAATCCTGCTGTTGCTTATACCACTGATGCAATTACAGAAGGGCCCATCTTATCTATTCGATATTCCTTAGACTTAAAGATTATTGCAATACAAAGATCAAACCACGAAATACAGTTTTTGATTAGAGAAACAGGTGAAACTTTTAGTCAGAAATGTAGACCAGAGCCGGAGAGCATTCTGGGATTTTTTTGGACGGATTGTCCCTTGTGCAATATTGTATTTGTGAAGACCAG TGGGCTGGACTTGTTTGCTTATAGTTCTGATTCAAAGTCCATTCATTTGGTGGAGTCAAAGAAATTGAATGTGAGCTGGTATGCCTACACACATGAAAGTCGATTGGTGCTTATGGCTTCTGGAATGCAGTGCAAAACTTTTCATGGATTTCAG CTTTCAGCAGCAGGGATTGTTCGCTtgccaaaatttgaaatggCAATGGCAAAATCTGATGCTAACAGCAAGCCTGTCCTAGCTATAGAGGACATCTTTATTATCACTGT CTATGGAAGAATATATTGCTTGCAAGTGGATAGAATTGCGATGCTACTTCATACCTACAGGTTCTATCGTGACGCGGTTGTGCAGCAG GGTTCTTTACCAATCTATTCGAGTTGGATTTCTGTGGGCGTGGTTGACAATGTGTTGCTTGTTCATCAAGTAGATGCAAAAGTAGTTATCCTTTATGATATTTTTACTGATTCAAGGGCACCCATATCCGCTCCACTTCCTTTATTGTTGAGAGGTTTTCCTGGACCAAATATTGATGTCCGAAGTAGTAAGCAAGGTAGTGCCAGTTTAGAAGCTGATGCAGTACCTGATGAAGCAATCGTCTACGGGGATGGTTGGAAATTTCTTGTCCCAGACCTGATTTGTGATCATGTTAACAAATTAGTGTGGAAGATACATATAGACTTGGAG GCGATCGCTTCAAGTAGCTCTGAAGTGCCATCACTTCTAGAATTCTTGCAGCGACGGAAATTGGAAGTTAGCAAG GCTAAGCAGTTGTGCTTGACCTTGACAAGAACTACGATTCTGGAGCACAGGCCTGTGGCCACTGTTGCTAAGGCTATAGATGTTCTAGTCTCATCATATACCCGCTCAAGCAAAGTAGGTCCAAATGTCAAGGAATCAAAAACTGACAGGACACAATCGGTTATGCCTCAAGTTGGTGGCTCTGGCCCTGTACCTGGTACTAATAACCGTGATTCAACTACTGAAGTGGAAAGTGAAGCTCTTCATCGAACTTCAATATTTCCATCTTCAGATTCTGAGGAGAATGCTGACATTGAACAACTAAATACAGTTCCAGGCAACCATCAGTCTATAGTAGACCGGGAAAGATGGAGAGGCATAATAAGTTCTACTGAAGTTCAGGCATCATCTTCACAGTATCAACATCTTGGACCTGGATGTAACCGGTTGAATGACGATGTCTCTGATGAGGAATCTCTGATTTCGTCACCATCTATCTCACCTGATGAGATGTACAGCTTTGTGTTTGCTCCCGTTGAGGAAGAGATAGTTGGAGATCCTTCTTACTTGCTGGCTATAATTATCGAGTTCCTCCGCAG GGTTAATTCAGAAAAGATCAAAGTAAACCCAAACATCTATGTCTTGACAGTCCAAATATTAGCTCGCAATGAACGATACACAGAAATTGGATTATTTGTGCAGCAAAAG ATTATTGAACCTTCTAAAGAGGTTGCCTTGCAATTACTGGAGTCTGGTCGCCATAATTTCCCGACAAGGAAACTGGGTCTAGATATGCTCCGGCAGCTTTATCTACATTATGATTATGTGTCTCTGCTCGTGCAAGATGGATATTACCTCGAAGCATTGCGCTACACACGGAAGTTTAAG ATTCTTGAGTGGTCGCAGCATAAAGCAAGGGTTTGCCTATATGTGGTTCCATGCTATTCACTAACACAGACTGGAGTAATGAGTCATCCCCTTTCCAGATGCGTTCTTGAGGATCACCAGGCCTGGGTTTTGGTATCTCACCTGTTAAATATCCGAATTTATGACGTCCCTCAAGAGCTATCTTGA